Proteins encoded within one genomic window of Panicum virgatum strain AP13 chromosome 1N, P.virgatum_v5, whole genome shotgun sequence:
- the LOC120657317 gene encoding nitrate reductase [NAD(P)H] — protein MAASVERHLAPHPWPSNAPPKSFEMFRPGGPGKHDSDSDDEDGVPPDWRSLYRPRLEVEPPVQDPRDEATSDAWVRRHPALVRLTGKHPFNSEPPVPRLMAHGFITPAPLHYVRNHGAVPKADWSTWTVEVTGLVKRPARLTMEQLVTEFEAVELPVTLVCAGNRRKEQNMVRQTVGFNWGPGAISTSVWRGARLRDVLRRCGVMGAAAGAANVCFEGAEDLPGGGGCKYGTSLRREVAMDPARDVILAYMQNGEPLAPDHGFPVRVIVPGFIGGRMVKWLKRIVVASGESESYYHYRDNRVLPSHVDAELANAEAWWYKPEYMINELNINSVITTPGHDEVLPINALTTQRTYTIKGYAYSGGGRKVTRVEVTLDGGETWQVCTLDHQERPTKYGKYWCWCFWSVDVEVLDVLGAKEIAVRAWDEAMNTQPEKLIWNLMGMMNNCWFRVKINPCRPHKGEIGLVFEHPTQPGNQPGGWMARQRHLETSESAQGTLKKSTSTPFMNTATAQYTMSEVRRHTSPESAWIIVHGHIYDCTGFLKDHPGGADSILINAGTDCTEEFDAIHSDKARGLLEMYRVGELVVTGTDYSPQSSQADLKAIAEAPAAPPVPLPVSAVALANPREKARCRLVDKKSLSYNVRLFRFALPSPDQKLGLPVGRHVYVCASIAGKLCMRAYTPTSSVDEVGHIELLIKIYFKDEDPKYPNGGLMSQYLDSLPLGATIDIKGPIGHIEYAGRGGFVVNGERRFAHRLAMVAGGTGITPVYQVIQAVLRDQPDDDTEMHLVYANRTEDDMLLREEIERWAAAHPARLKVWYVVSKVARPDDGWGYGVGRVDEQAMREHLPLGDGETLALVCGPPAMVECTVRPGLESMGYDLDKSCLVF, from the exons ATGGCGGCCTCCGTTGAGCGGCACCTGGCCCCGCACCCGTGGCCGAGCAATGCGCCTCCCAAGAGCTTCGAGATGTTCCGCCCCGGCGGCCCGGGCAAGCACGACTCCGActccgacgacgaggacggcgtCCCCCCGGACTGGAGGTCGCTCTACCGCCCGCGCCTCGAGGTGGAGCCGCCCGTCCAGGACCCCCGCGACGAGGCCACCTCCGACGCGTGGGTGCGGCGCCACCCGGCGCTCGTCCGGCTCACGGGCAAGCACCCCTTCAACTCGGAGCCCCCCGTGCCGCGGCTGATGGCGCACGGGTTCATCACCCCGGCGCCGCTCCACTACGTGCGCAACCACGGGGCGGTGCCCAAGGCGGACTGGTCCACCTGGACCGTCGAGGTGACGGGGCTCGTGAAGCGCCCCGCCAGGCTCACCATGGAGCAGCTGGTGACGGAGTTCGAGGCCGTGGAGCTGCCCGTGACGCTGGTGTGCGCGGGGAACCGGCGCAAGGAGCAGAACATGGTGCGCCAGACCGTGGGCTTCAACTGGGGCCCCGGGGCCATCTCCACCTCCGTGTGGCGCGGCGCCAGGCTCCGCGACGTGCTCCGGCGGTGCGGCGTCAtgggcgccgcggccggcgccgccaacGTCTGCTTCGAGGGCGCCGAggacctccccggcggcggcggctgcaagtACGGCACCAGCCTGCGGCGGGAGGTGGCCATGGACCCCGCGCGAGACGTCATCCTCGCCTACATGCAGAACGGCGAGCCGCTGGCGCCCGACCACGGCTTCCCCGTGCGCGTCATCGTCCCGGGCTTCATCGGCGGCCGCATGGTCAAGTGGCTCAAGCGGATCGTCGTCGCGTCCGGCGAGTCGGAGAGCTACTACCACTACCGGGACAACCGCGTCCTGCCGTCCCACGTCGACGCCGAGCTCGCCAATGCCGAAG CGTGGTGGTACAAGCCGGAGTACATGATCAACGAGCTCAACATCAACTCGGTGATCACGACGCCGGGCCACGACGAGGTGCTGCCCATCAACGCCCTGACGACGCAGCGGACGTATACGATCAAGGGCTACGCGTACTCCG GTGGCGGCCGGAAGGTTACACGGGTGGAGGTGaccctggacggcggcgagacGTGGCAGGTGTGCACCCTCGACCACCAGGAGCGCCCAACCAAGTACGGCAAGTACTGGTGCTGGTGCTTCTGGTCCGTCGACGTCGAGGTGCTCGACGTGCTCGGGGCCAAGGAGATCGCCGTCCGCGCCTGGGACGAGGCCATGAACACCCAGCCGGAGAAGCTCATCTGGAACCTCATG GGCATGATGAACAACTGCTGGTTCCGGGTGAAGATCAACCCGTGCCGGCCGCACAAGGGCGAGATCGGCCTGGTGTTCGAGCACCCGACGCAACCGGGCAACCAGCCGGGCGGCTGGATGGCGCGGCAGAGGCACCTGGAGACGTCGGAGAGCGCGCAGGGCACGCTCAAGAAGAGCACCTCCACGCCCTTCATGAACACGGCCACCGCGCAGTACACCATGTCCGAGGTGCGCCGCCACACGTCCCCGGAGTCGGCCTGGATCATCGTGCACGGCCACATCTACGACTGCACGGGCTTCCTCAAGGACCACCCCGGCGGCGCCGACAGCATCCTCATCAACGCCGGCACCGACTGCACCGAGGAGTTCGACGCCATCCACTCCGACAAGGCCCGCGGCCTCCTCGAGATGTACCGCGTCGGCGAGCTCGTTGTCACCGGCACCGACTACTCCCCGCAGAGCAGCCAAGCCGACCTCAAGGCCATCGCCGAGGcccctgctgcgccgccggtTCCTCTGCCCGTGTCCGCCGTCGCGCTCGCCAACCCGCGGGAGAAGGCGAGGTGCCGGCTCGTGGACAAGAAGAGCCTGTCCTACAACGTGCGCCTCTTCCGGTTCGCGCTGCCGTCGCCCGACCAGAAGCTCGGCCTGCCGGTCGGCAGGCACGTGTACGTGTGCGCGTCGATCGCCGGCAAGCTCTGCATGCGCGCGTACACGCCGACGAGCTCCGTCGACGAGGTCGGCCACATCGAGCTCCTGATCAAGATCTACTTCAAGGACGAGGACCCCAAGTACCCCAACGGCGGGCTCATGTCGCAGTACCTGGACTCGCTGCCGCTCGGCGCGACCATCGACATCAAGGGCCCCATCGGGCACATCGAgtacgccggccgcggcggcttcGTGGTGAACGGGGAGCGCCGCTTCGCGCACaggctcgccatggtcgccggcgGGACGGGGATCACGCCGGTGTACCAGGTGATCCAGGCCGTGCTGAGGGACCAGCCCGATGACGACACGGAGATGCACCTCGTGTACGCGAACCGGACGGAGGACGACATGCTCCTGCGGGAGGAGATCGaacggtgggcggcggcgcacccggCGCGGCTCAAGGTGTGGTACGTGGTCAGCAAGGTGGCGCGCCCCGATGACGGGTGGGGATACGGCGTCGGGAGAGTGGACGAGCAGGCGATGAGGGAGCACCTGCCGCTGGGCGACGGCGAGACGCTCGCGCTCGTGTGCGGGCCGCCGGCGATGGTCGAGTGCACGGTGCGCCCCGGCCTGGAGAGTATGGGGTATGACCTCGACAAGTCTTGCCTCGTCTTCTGA